In Spirosoma aureum, a single genomic region encodes these proteins:
- a CDS encoding HAD family hydrolase codes for MKLIAFDADDTLWVNEPNYVNVKEKLCELLSHHIDQTTLSQRFYDAQMRNLRVFGYGAKSFILSMIETAIELTNGAITGSEIQQIIDVGRELVEFPIEVFDGIHEVLETLSQQFDLMVLTKGDLFDQESKIARSGLGHYFKHVEIVSEKNEQAYLGILKKYNLQPSEFIMIGNSLKSDILPVVHIGARAIHIPYAITWEHERVGEEHLEGKSFTTVDNARELVGLLEKAKTREIA; via the coding sequence ATGAAACTGATAGCTTTCGATGCGGACGACACACTTTGGGTAAATGAGCCCAACTATGTCAATGTTAAGGAAAAACTATGCGAACTGCTGTCGCATCATATTGATCAAACAACACTGTCGCAGCGGTTTTATGACGCACAAATGCGTAACCTTCGGGTGTTTGGTTATGGAGCCAAGAGCTTTATTCTTTCCATGATTGAGACTGCCATTGAGTTGACCAACGGAGCCATTACCGGATCAGAAATTCAGCAAATCATTGACGTTGGAAGAGAGTTAGTGGAATTTCCAATTGAAGTGTTCGACGGGATTCATGAAGTGCTGGAAACGCTTTCCCAACAGTTCGATTTAATGGTGTTGACAAAAGGGGATCTGTTCGATCAGGAGAGTAAAATTGCCCGCTCCGGCTTAGGACATTATTTTAAGCACGTCGAAATTGTCAGCGAAAAGAACGAGCAGGCCTATCTGGGAATACTCAAAAAATACAATCTTCAACCCAGCGAGTTTATCATGATCGGTAATTCACTGAAATCAGATATACTTCCTGTGGTGCATATTGGTGCACGAGCGATACACATCCCCTATGCCATTACGTGGGAGCATGAACGGGTAGGAGAGGAGCATCTGGAAGGGAAATCCTTTACAACGGTCGACAACGCCCGCGAACTTGTAGGTTTATTAGAGAAAGCTAAAACTAGAGAGATAGCGTAA
- a CDS encoding DUF4301 family protein — protein MQFSKQDHDQILAQGVTPEQIDKQIQYFVNGFPYLNVIKAATIGDGIVRINEDQLPDYIHRFDAAAHERDLVKFVPASGAATRMFKSLFAALDGKSDKSTDEVFARLTDFAFYEDLKAAMAAKGQDLDKAVAANERQTVLRFLLTEEGLEYGSLPKGLLKFHRYMDGPRTPVEEHLVEGAAYANSDGLVKIHFTVSPEHRDRFEKLIEEQKADYEAWLGVTFDISFSEQKKSTDTISVNPDNSPFRNADGSLLFRPAGHGALIENLNDIDADIVFIKNIDNVVPDDIKEQTITYKKVLAAVLLDAQQQIARLQGLLESQSSDVSEGYLAEADELFRRTLFTLPPDGFDSLSKEGKLAYFRKKLDRPVRVCGMVKNVGEPGGGPFWAKNQDGSVSLQVVESAQIDLADGDQKAIFDEATHFNPVDLICGLKDHHGRKYDLTNYRDPLTGFITAKSKDGKDLKAQELPGLWNGAMADWNTIFVEVPLITFNPVKTVNDLLRKEHQPS, from the coding sequence ATGCAATTTTCCAAGCAAGATCACGACCAGATTCTGGCGCAGGGCGTTACCCCTGAGCAGATCGACAAGCAGATACAGTACTTTGTAAATGGTTTTCCCTACCTCAACGTCATCAAAGCGGCTACAATAGGCGATGGCATTGTACGGATTAATGAAGATCAGTTGCCGGATTACATTCATCGTTTCGATGCTGCGGCTCACGAACGCGATCTGGTTAAATTCGTACCCGCTTCCGGAGCCGCTACGCGTATGTTCAAGTCGCTGTTTGCAGCACTTGATGGGAAATCCGATAAATCAACGGATGAAGTATTTGCCCGATTGACCGACTTCGCCTTTTATGAAGATCTGAAAGCGGCCATGGCTGCCAAAGGTCAGGATCTGGATAAAGCCGTGGCCGCCAATGAACGGCAAACAGTGTTGCGATTTCTACTGACGGAAGAAGGGCTGGAATACGGCAGTCTGCCCAAAGGTCTATTGAAATTTCACCGCTATATGGATGGCCCACGGACTCCCGTTGAAGAGCATCTCGTTGAAGGAGCCGCATATGCGAATTCGGATGGGCTGGTTAAGATACACTTTACGGTTTCGCCCGAACACCGCGACCGTTTTGAGAAACTGATCGAAGAACAAAAAGCGGACTATGAAGCCTGGCTTGGGGTAACGTTCGATATTAGCTTTTCGGAGCAGAAAAAATCGACGGACACCATCTCCGTCAATCCTGACAATTCACCGTTCCGTAATGCCGATGGTTCACTGCTTTTCCGGCCAGCGGGTCATGGTGCCTTGATTGAGAATCTTAACGACATTGATGCCGATATCGTTTTCATTAAGAATATCGACAATGTTGTTCCGGATGATATTAAAGAACAGACGATTACCTATAAGAAAGTATTGGCTGCTGTCCTTCTCGACGCCCAGCAACAGATTGCCCGTTTGCAGGGTCTATTGGAAAGCCAGTCCAGCGATGTGAGCGAAGGCTATCTGGCCGAAGCCGACGAACTGTTCCGCCGGACGTTATTCACACTCCCGCCCGATGGCTTCGACAGTCTCTCGAAAGAGGGAAAACTGGCTTACTTCCGGAAGAAATTAGATCGTCCGGTACGGGTTTGCGGTATGGTCAAGAATGTAGGTGAACCCGGTGGAGGACCTTTCTGGGCCAAAAACCAGGATGGTTCCGTATCCCTGCAAGTGGTAGAATCAGCTCAAATCGATTTGGCCGATGGTGATCAGAAAGCCATCTTCGACGAAGCAACGCATTTTAATCCAGTAGATTTAATTTGCGGCCTGAAAGACCATCATGGCCGGAAGTATGATCTGACAAATTATCGCGATCCTCTCACCGGATTTATTACGGCGAAATCGAAAGATGGGAAAGACCTCAAAGCTCAGGAGTTGCCCGGCCTTTGGAACGGTGCAATGGCCGACTGGAATACTATTTTTGTGGAGGTCCCGTTGATAACGTTCAACCCGGTCAAAACGGTAAACGATCTGCTCCGTAAAGAACACCAGCCGAGCTAA
- a CDS encoding RrF2 family transcriptional regulator: MISKKAKYAIKALKVLTEEYGKGPVLISYVSAKENIPKKFLEAILLELRNHGILQSQKGKGGGYLLRIDPSRVNLAQVLRVIDGPIAPTPCVSFNFYVKCDDCNDEVTCALKPIMERVRDANLDVYENTTLLTFQKTESNPTKEISIGAENGELAEVSGNRISA, from the coding sequence ATGATTTCAAAAAAAGCTAAGTACGCTATTAAAGCCCTTAAGGTTTTAACCGAAGAGTATGGGAAAGGCCCTGTGCTGATCTCCTATGTTTCTGCTAAAGAGAATATACCTAAGAAATTTCTGGAAGCTATCCTGCTTGAACTCCGTAACCATGGAATTCTTCAGAGTCAGAAAGGCAAAGGAGGAGGGTATCTATTGCGTATTGATCCAAGCCGGGTTAATCTGGCCCAGGTCTTGCGGGTTATTGATGGACCGATTGCGCCAACGCCTTGTGTATCATTTAATTTCTACGTGAAATGCGATGATTGTAACGATGAAGTAACTTGTGCGCTAAAGCCAATTATGGAACGGGTTCGGGATGCAAACCTGGACGTTTATGAAAATACAACGTTGCTGACGTTCCAGAAAACAGAGTCAAATCCAACAAAAGAAATTTCCATTGGCGCAGAAAATGGTGAGCTCGCTGAAGTGTCGGGTAACCGGATCTCTGCTTAA